The following coding sequences are from one uncultured Desulfobacter sp. window:
- a CDS encoding RNase H family protein, which translates to MATLRLFTDGSVDPKSQIGYGAYLAVLQELPYSQTFKADVMIKKFEHTNSAKLEIQTLIWAFASIQKSLAKIVVYTDSQNIIGLQARRGGLEKKDYSSKKNKLIKNSALYQEFFYLSDQLCCEFKKVKGHKPSRLKDEADRFFTLVDKASRKALRNHRLIPSISLLETAPRFINRELLKVGQADQPGY; encoded by the coding sequence ATGGCAACCTTGCGGCTATTTACCGATGGCAGTGTAGATCCCAAATCCCAAATTGGATATGGGGCATATCTTGCAGTATTGCAGGAGCTCCCGTATTCACAAACCTTTAAAGCCGATGTTATGATAAAAAAATTTGAGCACACCAATTCGGCGAAACTTGAGATCCAGACCCTGATCTGGGCATTTGCTTCAATTCAAAAGTCCCTCGCAAAAATTGTTGTGTATACTGATTCCCAGAACATTATCGGGCTTCAGGCAAGGCGGGGAGGGCTTGAGAAGAAAGATTATTCGTCAAAAAAGAATAAACTCATTAAAAACAGCGCTCTGTACCAGGAATTCTTCTATTTATCAGATCAACTATGTTGTGAATTCAAGAAAGTTAAAGGTCATAAGCCATCCCGGTTAAAAGATGAGGCAGATCGATTTTTTACATTGGTAGACAAAGCATCCAGAAAAGCCTTGAGAAATCATCGACTAATACCCTCCATCAGCTTATTGGAGACAGCCCCCCGGTTCATTAACAGGGAACTTTTAAAAGTGGGCCAGGCTGATCAGCCAGGCTATTAA
- a CDS encoding YaiI/YqxD family protein has protein sequence MRIWVDADACPAVIKNILFKAADRTGVVLTMVANHPMKIPNRNYITFLRVSSGFDEADNRIVALLDKGDLVITSDIPLAAQVLEKEGYALNPRGHLYSKESIQDQLRIRKFKESLRDIGIDTGGPAAMNQKNTSRFANHLNRWLSNI, from the coding sequence ATGAGAATATGGGTAGATGCAGATGCATGTCCGGCAGTAATTAAAAATATTTTGTTCAAGGCAGCGGATCGAACCGGTGTGGTGTTAACCATGGTAGCCAATCATCCCATGAAAATACCCAATCGGAACTATATCACATTTCTTCGGGTCTCTTCCGGGTTTGATGAGGCGGACAACAGAATTGTTGCTTTGCTTGATAAAGGAGATCTGGTCATTACTTCTGATATACCGTTAGCCGCTCAGGTATTAGAAAAAGAGGGTTATGCGCTTAATCCCAGAGGGCATCTTTATTCCAAAGAATCGATTCAGGACCAGTTGAGAATAAGGAAGTTCAAGGAAAGCTTGAGGGACATTGGCATTGATACCGGCGGGCCGGCCGCGATGAATCAAAAAAATACGAGCAGGTTTGCCAATCACTTAAACCGATGGCTATCTAATATTTGA